From the Priestia koreensis genome, one window contains:
- a CDS encoding HD-GYP domain-containing protein yields MNLFSSFQKRMLRNYVFSSAFAVFGVGSTLIFHTLSLSQREIYFLLAIIMISVCTMLIAEFWTYNRQVSPIRLVYRSDILSKESLYKAHARLHAFPLLTLKRILGPHFLGIGIPSSGLAILCIHYDILSIPYYFIGLAWIGAFLIAVMHGLIEFFLTFETIKPLLHDIQEKWFEQTNEDLAHEKSFFFSIKKKMVISSLFFAIFPVVLFSLATQIRMQSIQENGLGDYWSWALIILVMVVIIALSGSFLLFKHFKQPIEQLQKGVYEVGQGSLNRMENVYSDEFSDLVTGYNHMIKAIRVRDELNQQLMESFFTAIAATLDARDPYTAGHSERVAAYSVQIGERAGFSGRELDLLKKSALLHDIGKIGVRDEVLLKEGRLTDEEFKQIKAHPVIGAHILSQVIMTEEIKQLLPGVKYHHERYDGKGYPEGLSGDTIPVFGRLIAVADAYDAMTSDRPYRKGMPAGKALQIIESGKGTQWDPHYATLFVDLMNEGFAKKVSGE; encoded by the coding sequence TTGAACCTTTTTTCATCTTTTCAAAAGCGAATGTTACGAAACTATGTGTTTAGTTCCGCATTTGCGGTATTTGGCGTTGGGAGCACGCTCATTTTCCATACACTTTCTTTGAGCCAACGTGAAATTTACTTCTTGCTGGCCATTATAATGATATCCGTTTGCACCATGCTCATAGCGGAATTTTGGACGTATAATCGACAGGTTTCTCCAATTCGTTTGGTGTACCGATCCGATATTCTTTCCAAGGAGTCGTTGTATAAAGCTCACGCTCGTCTGCACGCCTTTCCACTTCTAACCTTAAAACGAATTCTCGGACCGCATTTTTTGGGTATTGGCATCCCTTCATCTGGACTAGCCATTCTTTGTATTCATTATGACATACTATCTATCCCGTATTATTTTATTGGTCTTGCCTGGATTGGCGCTTTTTTGATTGCTGTTATGCACGGACTCATTGAATTCTTTTTAACGTTTGAAACAATCAAACCACTCCTTCACGATATTCAAGAGAAGTGGTTTGAACAAACGAACGAGGATTTAGCACATGAAAAGTCGTTTTTCTTTAGCATCAAAAAGAAAATGGTGATCAGCTCTTTGTTCTTTGCAATCTTTCCTGTCGTTCTGTTTAGCCTTGCCACTCAAATTCGGATGCAGAGCATTCAAGAGAATGGGCTAGGTGATTATTGGAGCTGGGCCCTGATCATCCTAGTAATGGTTGTTATTATTGCGTTAAGCGGTTCTTTTCTCTTATTTAAGCATTTTAAGCAGCCGATCGAACAGCTACAAAAAGGCGTATACGAAGTCGGTCAAGGCTCGCTAAATCGAATGGAAAACGTGTATTCCGATGAGTTTTCAGACTTAGTCACCGGCTATAATCACATGATCAAAGCGATACGTGTACGCGACGAATTAAATCAGCAACTAATGGAAAGCTTCTTTACTGCGATTGCTGCCACCCTTGATGCACGAGATCCTTACACAGCTGGACATTCTGAAAGAGTAGCGGCATACTCTGTTCAAATTGGTGAACGAGCTGGCTTTAGCGGTCGAGAACTAGATTTATTGAAAAAATCAGCCCTTCTCCACGATATTGGAAAAATTGGCGTTCGCGATGAGGTTTTATTAAAAGAGGGACGACTAACAGATGAAGAATTCAAGCAAATTAAAGCTCACCCCGTAATCGGTGCGCATATTTTAAGTCAGGTTATTATGACGGAAGAAATCAAACAGCTTCTCCCCGGCGTTAAATACCATCATGAGCGTTACGATGGCAAAGGATACCCGGAAGGCTTAAGCGGTGACACTATTCCCGTCTTTGGTCGTTTAATTGCTGTTGCTGACGCGTACGATGCAATGACGTCCGATCGCCCTTACCGAAAAGGAATGCCAGCAGGAAAAGCGCTTCAAATCATTGAAAGCGGAAAAGGCACACAGTGGGACCCTCATTACGCAACGCTTTTTGTTGACTTAATGAACGAGGGGTTTGCTAAAAAAGTTTCGGGTGAATAA
- a CDS encoding NAD(P)H-dependent flavin oxidoreductase has product MGTIQKELSIAYPIFQAGMAGGITTPELVAAVSNFGAFGQIGAGYLTAEALRDAIREVKKRTNKPFGVNLFVPEPTRNVNKSDIEMMNERLSQISPAILPVTDPSGDQHNEEYVKQIEVVVEEGVTACSFTFGSPQLDVIHCLKAEGIKVIGTATTVEEGMMLEESGVHYVVAQGSEAGGHRGTFPTTKGDALIGTIALVPQMADHLHIPVIAAGGIADKRGIEAAYILGAEGVQLGSIFLPCTESGSNPTYKRTLLAKTESDTALTKAFSGKWARGIQNEFMEKMKEVSVLPYPLQNTLTKALRAKAAKDQDPEKMSLWAGQALRLITAECSVAEVLTKLTT; this is encoded by the coding sequence ATGGGAACGATCCAAAAAGAACTCAGCATAGCGTATCCAATTTTTCAAGCCGGCATGGCAGGAGGCATTACCACACCTGAACTTGTGGCCGCCGTATCCAATTTTGGTGCGTTCGGTCAAATCGGAGCAGGTTATCTGACGGCTGAGGCGCTACGCGATGCCATTCGCGAGGTGAAAAAGCGAACCAATAAACCATTTGGCGTGAATCTTTTTGTGCCAGAACCCACACGAAACGTTAATAAAAGCGACATTGAGATGATGAACGAACGGCTTTCGCAAATTTCACCGGCGATTCTCCCCGTTACTGATCCTAGTGGTGACCAACACAATGAAGAATACGTCAAACAAATTGAGGTCGTCGTTGAAGAAGGGGTAACTGCTTGTTCGTTTACGTTCGGATCGCCTCAATTGGATGTGATTCACTGCTTAAAAGCAGAGGGAATTAAAGTCATCGGTACGGCGACGACTGTAGAGGAAGGAATGATGCTTGAAGAAAGCGGCGTTCATTATGTAGTCGCACAAGGAAGCGAGGCAGGAGGACATCGAGGTACCTTTCCGACGACTAAGGGCGATGCGTTAATTGGAACGATTGCGCTCGTTCCGCAAATGGCTGATCATCTTCACATCCCGGTTATCGCGGCAGGGGGAATAGCGGACAAAAGGGGAATTGAAGCGGCTTATATATTAGGAGCTGAGGGTGTCCAATTAGGTTCCATCTTTTTACCATGCACTGAAAGTGGATCAAACCCTACATACAAAAGGACTCTTCTTGCGAAAACGGAGAGTGATACCGCTCTTACTAAGGCCTTTTCTGGGAAATGGGCCAGAGGGATTCAAAATGAGTTTATGGAAAAAATGAAAGAAGTAAGCGTACTACCATACCCTCTCCAAAATACATTAACAAAAGCACTGCGCGCCAAAGCGGCCAAAGATCAAGATCCTGAAAAAATGTCCCTTTGGGCAGGGCAAGCACTGCGCCTCATTACGGCTGAATGCTCGGTAGCGGAGGTTCTTACAAAGCTCACCACATAA
- a CDS encoding TrmB family transcriptional regulator, whose amino-acid sequence MLQQFGYSQYESQVYETLLAGTEPMDATSIVSHSQVPKAKVYEVLNRMIDKGLIMNTVSEKKKLYHAIPLESVIKKLTYEFEQNVEELKKKKIERSFSDDRVWSLKAHSTIFAQTEEMIHNAKTTIFMSSWSENLIPYLPLLEEKEASGIEVEILSIGAIETSLKHVHILVPIDEHDRLEKSHLIVIDEEDAVFAGIENDQWKAIKTMSQPFVKFFTDFFYHDVALARITERFHDQLVNDEVTKKLLTRLRY is encoded by the coding sequence ATGTTACAGCAATTCGGCTATTCTCAGTATGAAAGTCAAGTATATGAAACGCTACTTGCAGGGACGGAACCGATGGATGCAACGTCGATCGTCAGTCATTCACAAGTTCCAAAAGCAAAAGTATACGAAGTATTAAACCGCATGATTGATAAAGGGCTTATCATGAATACCGTATCCGAAAAGAAAAAGCTTTATCATGCTATTCCCCTTGAGTCTGTGATCAAAAAACTTACATATGAATTTGAACAAAACGTAGAAGAATTAAAAAAGAAAAAAATTGAGCGTTCGTTTTCGGATGATCGTGTATGGAGTTTAAAAGCACATTCCACCATTTTTGCGCAAACGGAAGAAATGATTCATAACGCAAAAACGACCATCTTTATGTCATCATGGAGTGAAAATCTTATTCCTTATCTTCCTCTCCTCGAGGAAAAGGAGGCCAGCGGTATTGAAGTTGAAATCCTCTCCATTGGAGCAATTGAAACGTCTTTGAAACACGTTCATATCCTTGTGCCCATTGATGAGCATGATCGCCTTGAAAAGTCTCATTTAATTGTCATTGATGAAGAAGATGCGGTGTTTGCAGGAATTGAAAACGATCAGTGGAAAGCAATTAAAACGATGTCACAACCGTTCGTAAAATTTTTCACCGATTTCTTTTATCATGATGTGGCGCTTGCACGCATTACGGAGCGATTTCACGATCAGCTTGTAAATGATGAAGTGACAAAGAAACTGCTCACGCGCCTTCGTTATTAA
- a CDS encoding MFS transporter — translation MNPKIYILAVSCFVIGTVELIIGGILDIISNDLGVSVSTAGNLITIYSVFFALSAPILLNMTAKFERKKTYLWTLFAFLLSNVLSAASMNYEMLFAGRIIAAISGSFLVVLSTTMASRMVADEYKGRAIGTIFMGISASLVLGIPIGILVGNAYGWRSVFILIGILTALIMIGVFFLLEKVSPPPVVPLREQLRSLREPKIITTELSSGFMLAGHLTLYAYLTPFLRTTLHMNTTMVTIMYIVFGIAAVAGGGLGGLSSDKFGSKKSILTIITAFLVMMLIIPFSVDWPIYVFTAVIIIWSALSWAISPAQNNFIIQMAPHNSDILLSLNTSASHLGIALGSFVGGMVIEHTSILYNAWFGAIFVLIALLCSIFSITRHTVSQSAQSHQH, via the coding sequence GTGAATCCAAAAATTTATATATTAGCTGTCTCCTGTTTCGTCATTGGAACGGTAGAACTTATCATTGGCGGTATTTTAGACATTATCTCTAATGACTTAGGCGTTTCAGTGAGTACAGCTGGAAATCTGATTACGATTTATTCTGTGTTTTTTGCGCTGTCAGCTCCGATTTTATTAAATATGACCGCAAAATTTGAACGTAAAAAAACATACTTATGGACGTTATTCGCCTTTTTACTTAGCAACGTACTATCAGCGGCAAGTATGAACTATGAAATGCTGTTTGCAGGGCGTATCATTGCTGCTATTAGTGGCTCATTCCTTGTCGTTCTTTCTACGACGATGGCTTCTAGAATGGTTGCCGATGAATACAAAGGTCGCGCAATCGGAACGATCTTTATGGGGATTAGTGCTTCCCTTGTGTTAGGTATTCCGATTGGGATTTTAGTCGGAAATGCGTACGGTTGGCGTTCAGTGTTTATTTTAATTGGAATTTTGACTGCTCTTATTATGATCGGGGTCTTTTTCTTATTGGAAAAAGTATCTCCACCGCCTGTTGTACCGCTTCGTGAACAGCTTCGTTCACTACGTGAGCCAAAGATTATTACAACAGAGCTTTCATCAGGTTTCATGCTTGCAGGGCACTTAACGTTATATGCGTATTTAACACCGTTTTTACGCACGACGCTTCACATGAATACGACGATGGTGACGATCATGTATATCGTATTCGGAATCGCAGCTGTTGCTGGCGGTGGCCTTGGTGGTTTAAGCTCCGACAAATTCGGTTCGAAAAAATCGATTTTAACGATTATTACGGCGTTCTTAGTAATGATGCTGATTATACCGTTTAGCGTAGACTGGCCGATTTATGTGTTTACAGCGGTTATTATCATTTGGAGCGCACTAAGCTGGGCGATATCTCCAGCACAGAACAATTTCATTATCCAAATGGCTCCTCATAACTCTGACATTTTATTAAGTTTAAATACGTCAGCAAGTCACTTGGGCATTGCGCTTGGATCATTTGTTGGTGGTATGGTAATTGAGCATACATCCATTTTATATAACGCATGGTTTGGAGCTATTTTTGTTTTAATCGCGCTTTTATGTTCGATCTTTTCTATTACGCGTCATACAGTATCGCAATCTGCACAGTCACATCAGCATTAA
- a CDS encoding formate/nitrite transporter family protein, whose protein sequence is MAFNKPNKIMDLAVEAGTQKANMSLLSLIVLGFLGGAFISLGFLLDIRVIGNLPAEWGSMASLIGGAVFPVGLILIILAGGELITGNMMTLSIAAFAKRISAGSLVRNWFWITVSNFVGALFIAYFFGHVVGLTETGPFLEKTVAVAQAKIADPFGKAFVSAIGCNWLVCLAVWITFGAEDVAGKILGIWFPIMAFVAIGFQHTVANMFVIPAAIFAGEATWVDFFQNFVPVFLGNIVGGAIFVGLIYFLAYHKKQTASQSIKKAS, encoded by the coding sequence ATGGCATTTAACAAGCCAAACAAAATCATGGATCTTGCTGTTGAAGCAGGAACACAAAAAGCAAACATGTCTTTGCTATCACTAATCGTACTTGGGTTTCTAGGAGGAGCGTTCATTTCGTTAGGATTTCTTCTAGACATTCGCGTCATCGGGAATTTACCGGCAGAATGGGGCAGCATGGCAAGCTTAATTGGTGGAGCCGTCTTTCCAGTTGGACTTATTTTAATCATTTTAGCTGGCGGTGAACTGATTACAGGAAATATGATGACACTTTCAATTGCTGCATTCGCAAAGCGTATTTCAGCAGGAAGTCTTGTTCGTAACTGGTTTTGGATCACGGTAAGTAACTTCGTTGGTGCACTGTTTATCGCTTATTTCTTCGGACACGTTGTTGGATTAACAGAAACAGGTCCATTTTTAGAAAAAACAGTGGCAGTTGCTCAAGCAAAAATCGCCGATCCGTTTGGAAAAGCATTTGTTTCCGCTATCGGCTGTAACTGGTTAGTATGTTTGGCCGTGTGGATTACGTTTGGTGCAGAGGATGTTGCAGGTAAAATTCTTGGCATCTGGTTCCCGATTATGGCATTCGTTGCGATTGGTTTCCAGCATACGGTCGCCAACATGTTCGTTATTCCAGCAGCGATCTTCGCTGGTGAAGCAACGTGGGTAGATTTCTTCCAAAACTTCGTCCCTGTATTCCTCGGAAACATCGTTGGGGGAGCGATTTTTGTTGGCTTAATCTATTTTCTTGCATATCACAAAAAACAAACGGCAAGTCAATCAATAAAAAAAGCTTCATAA
- the fdhD gene encoding formate dehydrogenase accessory sulfurtransferase FdhD, translated as MGKSVRAEREIIRYEKGEHKKVLDHVVTEHPVTVKVNGEEFVTMVCSPEYIEDMVIGFLASEGVIRKYEDIDEVWYQEKEGYVHVKTNKVNPFYRNFQSKRYITSCCGMSRQGFVFVNDALTAKKMTDIHVQITPDDCFRLMKDMQESATIFQETGGVHNASLCDVNGTVLSRMDIGRHNALDKIYGYCLQHNISIEDKIIVFSGRISSEILLKVAKIGCEIVLSKSAPTELALELAEDLGITTVGFIRNQSFNVYTHPERIVDL; from the coding sequence GTGGGTAAATCAGTGCGAGCAGAGCGTGAAATTATACGCTACGAAAAAGGGGAGCACAAAAAGGTTCTTGATCATGTAGTAACGGAGCATCCGGTAACCGTAAAAGTGAACGGGGAAGAATTTGTGACGATGGTTTGTTCACCAGAATACATCGAGGACATGGTCATCGGCTTTTTAGCTTCGGAAGGCGTCATTCGTAAGTACGAAGATATTGATGAGGTGTGGTACCAGGAAAAAGAAGGATATGTTCATGTGAAAACAAATAAAGTGAACCCTTTTTATCGTAATTTCCAAAGCAAGCGTTACATTACTTCATGCTGCGGTATGAGCAGACAAGGTTTTGTATTCGTCAATGATGCGCTAACAGCCAAAAAAATGACGGATATTCACGTGCAAATCACGCCAGATGACTGCTTCCGACTAATGAAAGATATGCAAGAGTCCGCAACGATTTTTCAAGAAACAGGTGGAGTTCATAATGCCTCGCTTTGTGATGTGAACGGAACCGTGCTGAGCCGTATGGATATTGGCCGTCATAATGCGCTTGATAAAATTTACGGGTATTGCCTGCAACATAATATTTCAATCGAAGATAAGATCATTGTATTTAGCGGCCGCATATCATCTGAGATTTTACTGAAGGTCGCAAAGATTGGCTGTGAGATCGTGTTATCAAAATCAGCACCGACAGAATTAGCGCTTGAGCTTGCCGAAGACCTTGGCATTACCACCGTTGGGTTTATTCGCAATCAGTCGTTTAATGTGTACACACATCCTGAGCGCATTGTCGATTTGTGA
- a CDS encoding DUF2294 domain-containing protein, producing the protein MSKKVHEFNDILRKVRKELFGKGPEKIHTVFVENMAVSTLYGNLTPTEKFIAKSPGGAEVVHSARTKMIQEVYATNMPEGLEELVGAKLVHLFSDIKVEENMAVSVFIFDKPII; encoded by the coding sequence ATGTCTAAAAAAGTGCATGAGTTCAATGATATTTTACGTAAGGTCCGCAAAGAGCTGTTTGGAAAAGGACCTGAAAAGATACATACGGTGTTCGTCGAAAATATGGCGGTATCGACGCTATATGGAAATTTAACACCAACGGAAAAGTTTATTGCAAAATCTCCCGGAGGAGCAGAAGTCGTTCACTCAGCCCGGACGAAAATGATTCAAGAAGTATACGCAACCAACATGCCAGAAGGACTTGAGGAATTAGTAGGTGCAAAGCTTGTTCATCTGTTTTCTGACATTAAAGTAGAAGAAAATATGGCCGTATCAGTATTTATTTTTGATAAGCCAATCATATAG
- the fdhF gene encoding formate dehydrogenase subunit alpha translates to MEKQYLSVMIDGQKYDVKPGSTILEVINENGLEHPQVCYVPEVDPLQTCDTCMVEVDGKLMRSCSTVAMSGMNIDRSSSRAKEAQTEAMDRLLENHLLYCTVCDNNNGNCTLHNTAEMMEIEHQKYPYTPKVDPSEVDMSHPFYRYDPNQCLACGQCVEVCQNLQVNETLSMDWEAERPRVVWDEGVSINNSSCVSCGQCVTVCPCNALMEKSMLGEAGFMTGMKEDMLEPMVDLIKDVEPGYKEIFAISEVEAAMREERTKKTKTVCTFCGVGCSFEVWTKGRKILKVQPSSDAPVNAISTCVKGKFGWDFVNSEERITKPLIRKGDSFVESSWEEALSLVASKMGAIKNEFGGDALGFISSSKITNEDNYVMQKLARQVFETNNVDNCSRYCQSPATDGLFRTVGMGGDAGTIKDIAAAGLVIIVGANPTEGHPVLATRVKRAHKLHGQKLIVADLRKHEMAERSDIFISPKQGTDQVWLMAVTKYMIDQGWHDDSFIQERVHFFDEFNEVLEKYTLEYAEKVTGISQATLIDVAKMIHEADGTCVLWGMGVTQNTGGSDTSAAISNLLLATGNYGRPGAGAYPLRGHNNVQGACDMGTLPPWLPGYQHITDDAARAKFEQAYGVSISSTPGKDNIQMLEAIDKGELKAMYLMGEDMALVDSNANHVHDILSKLDFFVVQDIFLTKTAQYADVVLPASPSLEKEGTFTNTERRIQRLYQVLPSLGESKPDWWIIQQIAQHMGADWNYESPKEIMDEIASLSPLYGQAVYENLEGWNTLCWGSFDGADTPLLYTERFNFDDGKARFALSDWMEPAEFPEEYDLHINNGRMLEHFHEGNMTNKSTGIQAKLPGVFVEVSPELAAEREVKDGSLVRLQSPFGAIRVRVLVTDRVKKNELYIPMHSTSNESAINLLTGPAMDHRTHTPAYKQTMVRMQVLDVDGDIPLPSTNPRTKKRNPRPGVEVERKWNRPGYVHLTD, encoded by the coding sequence ATGGAGAAACAATATCTCAGCGTCATGATTGATGGACAAAAATATGACGTGAAACCAGGTTCTACAATTTTAGAAGTAATCAATGAAAATGGGCTTGAACACCCACAAGTATGCTATGTTCCAGAGGTAGATCCACTGCAAACGTGTGATACATGTATGGTCGAAGTAGACGGAAAACTAATGCGCTCTTGCTCAACCGTTGCCATGAGCGGCATGAATATCGATCGCAGCTCTAGCCGTGCGAAAGAAGCACAAACAGAGGCAATGGATCGCTTACTCGAAAATCATCTCTTGTACTGCACAGTTTGTGATAACAATAACGGAAACTGTACGTTACATAATACAGCTGAAATGATGGAAATCGAACATCAAAAATACCCATATACACCAAAAGTTGATCCGTCTGAAGTCGATATGTCTCACCCATTCTATCGCTATGATCCGAACCAATGTTTAGCGTGCGGACAATGTGTAGAGGTGTGTCAAAATCTACAAGTTAACGAAACTCTTTCAATGGACTGGGAAGCTGAACGTCCTCGCGTTGTTTGGGACGAAGGCGTGTCAATCAACAACTCTTCTTGCGTATCATGTGGACAATGTGTAACTGTATGTCCATGTAACGCGTTAATGGAAAAATCAATGCTTGGTGAAGCTGGCTTCATGACAGGTATGAAAGAAGATATGCTTGAGCCAATGGTTGATCTTATTAAAGACGTAGAGCCCGGCTACAAAGAAATTTTCGCGATTTCAGAAGTAGAAGCAGCAATGCGCGAAGAGCGTACGAAAAAAACAAAAACAGTTTGTACATTCTGTGGTGTTGGCTGCTCGTTCGAAGTATGGACAAAAGGCCGCAAAATCTTAAAAGTACAGCCATCTTCTGATGCACCGGTAAATGCAATTTCTACTTGTGTAAAAGGGAAATTCGGTTGGGACTTCGTAAACAGCGAAGAACGTATTACGAAACCATTAATTCGTAAAGGCGATTCATTTGTTGAATCAAGCTGGGAAGAAGCACTTTCACTTGTAGCAAGCAAAATGGGTGCGATTAAAAATGAATTTGGCGGAGACGCTCTTGGATTCATCTCATCTTCTAAGATTACAAATGAAGATAACTATGTGATGCAAAAATTAGCGCGCCAAGTATTCGAAACAAACAATGTTGACAACTGCTCACGCTACTGTCAATCCCCTGCGACGGACGGATTATTCCGTACAGTTGGTATGGGTGGTGATGCTGGTACAATTAAAGATATCGCAGCAGCCGGTCTTGTTATTATCGTAGGTGCAAACCCAACTGAAGGACATCCCGTACTTGCAACACGTGTGAAACGTGCTCATAAATTGCATGGTCAAAAGCTAATCGTTGCCGACCTTCGTAAGCACGAAATGGCAGAACGCTCGGATATCTTTATTAGTCCAAAACAAGGAACAGACCAAGTATGGCTAATGGCTGTTACAAAATACATGATTGACCAAGGTTGGCACGATGATTCCTTTATTCAAGAACGTGTTCATTTCTTTGATGAGTTTAACGAAGTGCTTGAAAAATACACGCTTGAGTACGCTGAAAAAGTAACGGGCATTTCACAAGCAACGCTTATTGACGTAGCGAAAATGATTCACGAAGCCGATGGTACATGTGTACTTTGGGGAATGGGCGTTACGCAAAATACAGGAGGAAGTGACACATCTGCTGCTATTTCGAACCTTCTGTTAGCAACAGGGAACTACGGTCGTCCTGGTGCAGGGGCTTACCCTCTTCGTGGACATAACAACGTACAAGGTGCATGTGATATGGGTACATTGCCACCATGGTTACCTGGCTATCAACACATTACAGACGATGCAGCTCGTGCGAAATTTGAACAAGCGTACGGCGTTTCGATTAGCTCAACGCCTGGTAAAGATAACATTCAAATGCTTGAAGCGATTGATAAAGGTGAGCTAAAAGCAATGTACTTAATGGGTGAAGACATGGCGCTTGTTGATTCAAACGCAAACCATGTGCATGACATTTTATCGAAATTAGATTTCTTTGTCGTACAAGATATTTTCTTAACGAAAACGGCTCAATATGCAGATGTTGTTCTCCCTGCTTCACCAAGTCTTGAAAAAGAAGGAACGTTCACAAATACAGAGCGCCGCATTCAACGCCTTTATCAAGTTCTTCCTTCTCTTGGCGAATCGAAGCCAGACTGGTGGATCATCCAGCAAATCGCACAGCACATGGGCGCTGACTGGAATTATGAAAGTCCAAAAGAAATTATGGATGAAATCGCAAGCCTATCTCCTTTATATGGACAAGCGGTTTATGAAAACTTAGAAGGCTGGAACACGCTATGTTGGGGAAGCTTTGACGGTGCAGATACACCGCTTCTATACACAGAGCGCTTTAACTTCGATGACGGAAAAGCACGTTTCGCCCTATCTGATTGGATGGAGCCTGCAGAATTTCCTGAGGAATATGACCTTCACATCAATAATGGACGTATGCTCGAGCATTTCCATGAAGGAAATATGACAAACAAATCAACAGGAATTCAAGCTAAGCTTCCAGGTGTATTTGTTGAGGTATCACCAGAGCTTGCAGCTGAGCGCGAAGTAAAAGACGGTTCACTTGTGCGTCTACAATCACCGTTTGGTGCTATTCGTGTTCGTGTACTTGTGACAGATCGCGTGAAAAAGAACGAATTATATATTCCAATGCATTCTACATCTAATGAAAGTGCGATTAACTTGTTAACAGGTCCTGCAATGGATCATCGTACTCATACGCCTGCATACAAACAAACGATGGTTCGCATGCAAGTATTAGATGTAGACGGAGATATTCCATTGCCATCTACGAATCCACGTACGAAAAAACGAAACCCGCGTCCAGGCGTTGAAGTTGAGCGCAAATGGAATCGCCCTGGGTATGTTCATTTAACGGACTGA
- a CDS encoding DUF1641 domain-containing protein — protein MAKPITTIEKHIPTPEEAKNQKLEELTSLLADNDAALNQTIDIIKELHASGLLEAAHSALKAKEKIAKIAVGQVSREPAKNIINNLMSATGLLANMDPEVMTKLIGSLSTGIQQGNEHLQSDKTIGMLDLLKVLKDPDVNRAIGFGIQFLKGLGKGLNE, from the coding sequence ATGGCAAAACCAATTACAACAATTGAAAAACATATTCCAACACCGGAAGAAGCAAAAAATCAGAAGCTAGAAGAGTTAACCTCTCTTCTAGCTGACAATGATGCTGCGCTGAACCAGACCATTGATATTATTAAAGAATTGCATGCAAGCGGACTTTTAGAAGCAGCTCACTCAGCTCTAAAAGCAAAAGAAAAGATCGCAAAAATTGCAGTCGGTCAAGTATCAAGAGAACCCGCTAAAAACATCATTAACAATTTAATGAGCGCAACAGGGCTTCTGGCTAACATGGACCCTGAAGTAATGACGAAGCTCATTGGTAGCTTATCTACTGGTATCCAGCAAGGAAATGAGCACCTTCAATCTGATAAAACGATCGGTATGCTTGACCTTTTAAAAGTATTAAAAGACCCTGATGTAAACCGAGCAATCGGATTTGGCATTCAGTTCTTAAAAGGATTAGGTAAAGGATTAAACGAATAA